A single Anoplopoma fimbria isolate UVic2021 breed Golden Eagle Sablefish unplaced genomic scaffold, Afim_UVic_2022 Un_contig_9093_pilon_pilon, whole genome shotgun sequence DNA region contains:
- the LOC129116805 gene encoding piggyBac transposable element-derived protein 4-like, translated as MSKNGRIEWSTCSRNEPPRMAANVIRMLPGPTRLAVTHAQDIKSSFDLFMPSPIKKIILDCTNLEGSKVFGERWKVMDETGLDAYFGVLILAGVFRSNGEATESLWDEETGRELFRSTMSLETFKIISRTIRFDDRDDRPARRQRDKLAAIRMVWDKWVARLPLFYNPGPNVTVDEQLMPFRGRCPFRQYIPSKPAKYGIKIWAACDAASSYAWNLQVYTGKRHGGAPEKNQGMRVVLDLAQGLSGHNITCDNFFTSHELGQELLKRKLTMLGTVRKNRTELPPQLLKKEDRPVQSSKFAYTADTTLASYVPKKGKNVVLMSTLHRDGRICGQEHQKPEMIMDYNATKGGVDNLDKLVTAYSCKRKTLRWPLVIFFDMLDISAYNAFVIWRAQSPEWNRGKLQKRRLFLEELGKTLVRPHIARRQNLPRTPVSAAIVRRIQEEHDGATSCQITEPPSAEPEIVAGSTKKKRCEACGPMMDRKTQYTCKQCKKYICNAHTVRLCPSCVV; from the exons ATGTCAAAAAATGGCAGAATTGAATGGTCTACCTGCTCAAGAAATGAACCCCCCCGCATGGCTGCCAATGTGATTCGGATGCTACCAGGACCTACACGCTTGGCAGTCACTCATGCACAAGACATCAAGTCTTCTTTTGACCTTTTCATGCCATCCCCGATCAAAAAAATCATCCTCGATTGCACCAATTTAGAAGGGAGCAAAGTTTTTGGAGAGAGGTGGAAGGTTATGGACGAAACCGGTTTGGATGCTTACTTTGGGGTTCTCATCCTTGCTGGTGTTTTCAGGTCCAATGGGGAGGCCACTGAATCCCTGTGGGATGAAGAAACTGGCAGAGAACTTTTCCGGTCGACGATGTCTCTGGAAACGTTCAAAATAATTTCCAGGACCATCCGTTTTGATGACCGTGATGATAGACCAGCTCGACGGCAAAGAGACAAGCTAGCTGCCATCAGGATGGTGTGGGACAAGTGGGTGGCCCGTCTCCCCCTGTTTTACAATCCTGGGCCAAATGTCACAGTTGATGAGCAGCTGATGCCATTTCGGGGCCGCTGCCCATTTCGGCAGTATATACCATCTAAGCCTGCCAAGTATGGAATTAAGATTTGGGCTGCCTGTGATGCTGCGTCATCTTATGCATGGAACTTGCAGGTCTACACAGGGAAACGCCATGGAGGAGCCCCAGAGAAAAATCAAGGCATGAGAGTGGTCCTCGATTTGGCTCAAGGACTTTCTGGACACAATATCACGTGCGACAATTTCTTCACATCACACGAGCTGGGACAGGAGCTGCTAAAGCGGAAGCTGACTATGTTGGGAACAGTGCGCAAAAACAGGACTGAGCTCCCTCCCCAGCTGCTGAAAAAAGAGGACAGGCCTGTCCAGTCATCGAAGTTTGCATACACGGCTGACACAACCCTGGCATCGTATGTtccaaagaaaggaaaaaatgtgGTGCTCATGAGTACACTGCACAGGGACGGGAGAATCTGTGGCCAGGAGCATCAAAAGCCCGAAATGATCATGGACTATAATGCCACAAAAGGAGGGGTGGACAACCTCGATAAGCTGGTGACAGCTTACAGCTGCAAAAGGAAGACCCTACGATGGCCTCTGGTGATATTTTTTGATATGTTGGATATCTCCGCATACAACGCCTTCGTCATTTGGAGAGCCCAAAGCCCAGAGTGGAATAGGGGAAAGCTGCAGAAGAGGCGTCTCTTTCTCGAGGAATTGGGGAAAACGTTGGTGAGACCTCACATTGCAAGGAGACAAAATCTTCCAAGAACTCCAGTCTCTGCAGCCATTGTGAGGAGGATTCAGGAGGAACATGATGGTGCCACATCCTGCCAAATTACAGAACCACCATCTGCAGAGCCTGAG ATTGTGGCCGGCAGCACCAAAAAGAAACGCTGTGAAGCGTGTGGACCCATGATGGACAGAAAAACCCAATATACATGCAAGCAGtgcaaaaaatacatatgcAATGCACATACAGTGAGACTCTGCCCCTCATGTGTGGTATAG
- the LOC129116802 gene encoding telomerase reverse transcriptase-like codes for MGPPDPAAPPVFHVCAQSLPFGQTVAKNPVYFLQMILDMAEYANQLIRLSNKGLILGSKAQTGVVQYEAVELLFCLSFLLVLSQHRPLYKDLLPHLHKRKRSLERRLGDLRLARVRQATNPRTPLDFMAIQM; via the exons ATGGGTCCACCAGACCCAGCAGCACCTCCTGT GTTCCATGTGTGCGCTCAGAGTTTGCCATTCGGTCAGACGGTCGCTAAGAACCCTGTCTACTTCCTGCAGATGATATTGGATATGGCCGAATACGCCAATCAGCTCATCAGGCTCAGCAACAAAG gacTGATTCTGGGCAGTAAGGCTCAGACTGGCGTTGTGCAGTATGAAGCAGTGGAGCTGctcttctgtctttccttcttgCTCGTGCTTTCACAACACCGTCCTCTCTACAAGGATCTGCTCCCACACCTGCACAAAC GGAAGCGCAGTCTAGAGCGACGTCTGGGGGATCTGAGGCTGGCCAGGGTTCGACAGGCCACTAACCCCAGGACCCCACTCGACTTCATGGCCATCCAGATGTAG